In Patagioenas fasciata isolate bPatFas1 chromosome 11, bPatFas1.hap1, whole genome shotgun sequence, the following proteins share a genomic window:
- the RBMX gene encoding RNA-binding motif protein, X chromosome isoform X1 has translation MVEADRPGKLFIGGLNTETNEKALEAVFGKYGRIVEVLLMKDRETNKSRGFAFVTFESPADAQDAARDMNGKSLDGKAIKVEQATKPSFESGGRRGPPPPPRSRGPPRGLRGGRGGSGARGPPSRGSHLGSSRGPLPMKRGPPPRSGGPPPKRSAPSGPVRSSSMGGRAPVSRGRDSYGGPPRREPMPSRRDVYMSPRDDGYSTKDGYSSRDYPSSRDTRDYAPPPRDYAYRDYGHSSSRDEYPSRGYSLSSYSDRDGYGGGRDRDYSDHPSGGSYRDSYESYGNSRSAPPARGPPPSYGGSSRYDDYGSTRDGYGSRESYSSSRSDVYSSGRDRVGRQDRGLPPSMERGYPPPRDSYSSSSRGAPRGGGRGGSRSDRGGGRSRY, from the exons ATGGTTGAAGCAGATCGTCCTGGGAAACTCTTCATTGGGGGTCTGAACACAGAGACTAATGAAAAAGCCCTTGAGGCTGTATTCGGCAAATATGGACGCATTGTGGAAG TTCTTTTGATGAAAGATCGTGAAAccaacaagtccagaggatttGCATTTGTCACATTTGAGAGTCCAGCAGATGCACAAGATGCTGCCAGAGATATGAATGGAAAG TCATTAGATGGGAAGGCAATTAAAGTGGAACAAGCAACCAAGCCATCCTTTGAAAGTGGTGGTAGGCGTGGGCCGCCACCCCCTCCACGAAGCAGGGGTCCTCCCAGGGGCCTTAGAGGTGGAAGAGGCGGAAGTGGCGCGAGAGGACCACCTTCAAGAGGGAGTCACTTGG GGTCTTCTCGAGGGCCACTTCCCATGAAGAGAGGTCCACCTCCACGAAGTGGAGGTCCTCCACCTAAAAGGTCTGCACCTTCAGGACCAGTGCGTAGCAGTAGCATGGGAGGAAGAG CTCCTGTGTCACGTGGAAGAGATAGCTATGGCGGTCCCCCACGCAGAGAACCAATGCCATCACGAAGAGATGTCTACATGTCTCCAAGAGATGATGGCTACAGCACTAAAGATGG TTATTCAAGCAGAGATTATCCTAGTTCCAGGGATACGCGGGACTATGCGCCACCTCCACGAGACTACGCGTATCGTGATTATGGTCATTCCAGTTCACGTGACGAATACCCCTCTAGGGGATATAG TCTTTCCTCCTATAGTGATCGTGATGGATACGGTGGTGGACGTGACAGAGACTACTCAGATCATCCAAGTGGAGGCTCTTACAGAGATTCATATGAGAGTTATG GTAACTCACGTAGTGCTCCACCTGCACGAGGGCCCCCGCCATCTTATGGTGGAAGCAGTCGATATGATGATTACGGCAGCACACGAGATGGATATGGAAGCCGAGAAAGTTACTCAAGCAGCAGAAGTGATGTCTACTCAAGTGGCCGTGACCGTGTTGGAAGACAAGACAGGGGTCTTCCCCCATCCATGGAAAGGGGCTATCCACCTCCTCGTGATTCTTACAGTAGTTCGAGCCGCGGAGCACCCAGAGGTGGTGGCCGTGGTGGAAGCAGATCCGATAGAGGTGGAGGCAGAAGCAGATATTAA
- the RBMX gene encoding RNA-binding motif protein, X chromosome isoform X2, which yields MVEADRPGKLFIGGLNTETNEKALEAVFGKYGRIVEVLLMKDRETNKSRGFAFVTFESPADAQDAARDMNGKSLDGKAIKVEQATKPSFESGGRRGPPPPPRSRGPPRGLRGGRGGSGARGPPSRGSHLGSSRGPLPMKRGPPPRSGGPPPKRSAPSGPVRSSSMGGRAPVSRGRDSYGGPPRREPMPSRRDVYMSPRDDGYSTKDGYSSRDYPSSRDTRDYAPPPRDYAYRDYGHSSSRDEYPSRGYSDRDGYGGGRDRDYSDHPSGGSYRDSYESYGNSRSAPPARGPPPSYGGSSRYDDYGSTRDGYGSRESYSSSRSDVYSSGRDRVGRQDRGLPPSMERGYPPPRDSYSSSSRGAPRGGGRGGSRSDRGGGRSRY from the exons ATGGTTGAAGCAGATCGTCCTGGGAAACTCTTCATTGGGGGTCTGAACACAGAGACTAATGAAAAAGCCCTTGAGGCTGTATTCGGCAAATATGGACGCATTGTGGAAG TTCTTTTGATGAAAGATCGTGAAAccaacaagtccagaggatttGCATTTGTCACATTTGAGAGTCCAGCAGATGCACAAGATGCTGCCAGAGATATGAATGGAAAG TCATTAGATGGGAAGGCAATTAAAGTGGAACAAGCAACCAAGCCATCCTTTGAAAGTGGTGGTAGGCGTGGGCCGCCACCCCCTCCACGAAGCAGGGGTCCTCCCAGGGGCCTTAGAGGTGGAAGAGGCGGAAGTGGCGCGAGAGGACCACCTTCAAGAGGGAGTCACTTGG GGTCTTCTCGAGGGCCACTTCCCATGAAGAGAGGTCCACCTCCACGAAGTGGAGGTCCTCCACCTAAAAGGTCTGCACCTTCAGGACCAGTGCGTAGCAGTAGCATGGGAGGAAGAG CTCCTGTGTCACGTGGAAGAGATAGCTATGGCGGTCCCCCACGCAGAGAACCAATGCCATCACGAAGAGATGTCTACATGTCTCCAAGAGATGATGGCTACAGCACTAAAGATGG TTATTCAAGCAGAGATTATCCTAGTTCCAGGGATACGCGGGACTATGCGCCACCTCCACGAGACTACGCGTATCGTGATTATGGTCATTCCAGTTCACGTGACGAATACCCCTCTAGGGGATATAG TGATCGTGATGGATACGGTGGTGGACGTGACAGAGACTACTCAGATCATCCAAGTGGAGGCTCTTACAGAGATTCATATGAGAGTTATG GTAACTCACGTAGTGCTCCACCTGCACGAGGGCCCCCGCCATCTTATGGTGGAAGCAGTCGATATGATGATTACGGCAGCACACGAGATGGATATGGAAGCCGAGAAAGTTACTCAAGCAGCAGAAGTGATGTCTACTCAAGTGGCCGTGACCGTGTTGGAAGACAAGACAGGGGTCTTCCCCCATCCATGGAAAGGGGCTATCCACCTCCTCGTGATTCTTACAGTAGTTCGAGCCGCGGAGCACCCAGAGGTGGTGGCCGTGGTGGAAGCAGATCCGATAGAGGTGGAGGCAGAAGCAGATATTAA